The following is a genomic window from Actinomycetota bacterium.
CGCCCTGGGCGTCCTCATCGTGCAGGACATCGCCGTCGTCGCCATCATGGCCGCGCTGGGCGCCTCGAAGAGCGACCTGGCCGACCAGATCGCCCTCCCGGGCTGGGCCGGGCCCGCGGTCATCCTCGGGTGCGCGATCCTGCTCGGCGTGCTGATGAGGTACGTCCTGCCCCGCGTGATGCACGCGCTGGCCCGCTCCTCGGAGCTGATGCTCCTCTTCGCGTTCGCCTGGGGCATGTTCCTGGCCACCGTGGGAGACGCCGTGGGGCTGTCCCGTGAACTCGGCGCCTTCCTGGGCGGGTTCTCCCTGGCCTCGTCGGGCTACCGGGAGGCGCTGAGCGTACGCCTCACGAGCCTGCGCGACTTCCTCCTGCTCTTCTTCTTCGTCGATCTGGGGGCCCGTCTCTCGTTCCAGTCACCCGGACGCGCGCTCGCGATGGCGGCGGTGCTGTCGCTCTTCGTGCTCGTCGGGAAGCCGGTGCTCGTGATGGCCGTGATGGGGGCGATGGGTTACCGCAGGCGGACCAGCTTCTTCGCCGGCAGCGCGCTCGCGCAGATCAGCGAGTTCTCGCTGATCCTGGTGACCCTCGGCATCGGGATCGGACACGTGGACGAACAGGTCATGGGGGTGGTGACCCTGGTCGCCCTCTTCACGATCACCCTGTCGGCCTACATGATCACGAACTCGCAGAGGCTCTTCGAGATCCTCGAGGAACCGCTGGGGGCGTTCGAGAGATCGACCGCGCCGAGCGTCGGGGCGGACGCCGCGGACGGCTCGGACGTCGACCCGGACGTCGTCGTCTTCGGGCTGGGGCGGCTCGGCGGCCGTCTGGTGAAGCGGTTGAAGGACGACGGCTTCGAGGTCTACGGCGTGGACTTCGACCCCGAGGCGGTCGCGCAGGCGAAGCGGGACGGGGTCCACGCCGTCTACGGGGACGCCGCCGACGCCGCTCTGTTCCACCTCCTGCCCCTCGAGCATGCCCGTTGGGTGGTGAGCAGCGTCCCTGACCGGGACCTGAACGCTGCGATGATCCGGGTGCTGCACGCCGAGGGGTTCGAGGGGCGCATCGCGGTCACCGCCCACACCGCCCACGACGCGGAGAGGCTCCTCGAGCTCGGCGCCCACGAGGTCCTCAGGCCGTACGCCGACGCCGCCCTGTTCGCCGCCGCGATCCTGGCCTCCGACCTCGTTTCCCCGAAGGACGCTACCGCGCAGCCGGGAGGGTCATGAAGGTGGCCGTGGCCCGGGCGAGGACCCGGTCCCGATCGTCGCGCGCCTCCGCCTCGGCCACGCCCATGCTCCGACCCTTGTGGACCGCCCGCCCGGTCGCGGTGATCCGTCCGGACCTCGCCGCCTTCAGGTAGTTGATCGACAGCTGGACCGTCCGGTGCGTCCGGTCGGCCGGCAGGAGGCTGCGGAGCGCGAGCCCGCAGGCGGTGTCGAGGAGCCCGGCCAGCACGCCCCCGTGGACGATCCCCTGCGGGTTGTGGTGGTGCTCCTCTATCTCGGCGGCGATGGTGACGACGCCGGGCTGGTACGTGACCAGTTCCGTGCCCGCCCACCGGTGGTAGGGGGAGCCGGCGATCCGCTGCCGGACCTCCGCCTCGTCCAGCGGATCGGTCACGGCTGCCTGTCGAACCCGCGCGCGGCGAGCAGGACCATCACGGCTCCGAAGACGCCCAGGACCGCGACCTCGGCCAGGATCGGGACCGGCTCCCCGCCGATGCGGATCTGGGCCGGTATCCCGAGGAGCGTGCGGCGGATGGCGTCCACCGCGTATGCCGCCGGGTCGAGGTAGGCGAGGGTGCGCAGCCAGGCGGGCACCGTGTCCAGGGGGAAGAGGGCGCCGGACAGGAAGAACAGCGGCAGGGTGATGAAGTTCATGACGACCATGAACCCCTGCATCGTCGAGATCTTCGACGCGATGGCGATGCCCAGCCCGTTGATGGCGAGCGCGAACACGATCAGGATCGGAGCGACGGCGAGGACACGCCAGGGCACGAGCGAGACGCCTATCAGGGGCGCCATCACGAGTATGGCCAGCCCCTGCATCGACGAGGTGGTGGCGCCGCCCGCGACCTTGCCCGCGACGATCGATGACCGTCCGACCGGCGCGACGAGGATCTCCTTGAGGAATCCGAACTCCCGGTCCCAGGTGATCGACACGGACGCGAACATCGACGTGAAGAGGCAGGTCATCACGATCACGCCGGGGAGCAGGAAGGTCTGGTAGTCGGTGCCGATGGCCGCCGTGCGCACGGAGGCGCCCAACCCCGTCCCGAAGACGAGCAGGTAGAGGAGCGGCTGGACGAACGACGTGACGACCCGCGCACGCTCCCGGAAGAAACGGATCATCTCGCGGCGCCAGATCGTCCGGGCTCCCCGGACGTCGCGGACGAGGCGGTTCGGCAGCTCCACCGGCTTCCGCGCGGCCACCGCCATCAGACCCTCCCTCCGGACCTCATCCGGGCCGCCATGTGCGCGCGCAGCATGTCCCCCGCCGACCCCTCCTCCTCGCGGATGTGGCGGCCGGTGAGCTCGATGAAGACATCGTCGAGCGTGGGCCGCGACATGGTTACCGACCTCACCGCGACGGGGAGCGCGCCGAGGATCCTCGGGATGGCCGCGTCGCCGTCCGGCACGGCCACGTGGAGACCGTCGGAGATCGAGGTCGGTTCGAGAGCCAGTTCCTCACGGAGGAACGTCGCCGCGGCGGCGTCGTCGTCCGTCCGCAGGGTCAGGGCGTCGCCGCCCACGCTGCGCTTCAGCCCGGCGGGGGTGTCGAGGGCGATGATGCGGCCGTGGTCCATGATCGCGATGCGCCCGCAGTGCTCGGCCTCGTCGAGGTAATGGGTGGTCAGGAACAACGTGATGCCCTCCTCCCGGGCGAGGTCGAGGATGTAGCTCCACATCTGCTTGCGCGACTGGGGGTCCAGGCCGATGGTCGGCTCGTCGAGGAAGAGCACGATCGGCCGATGGAGCAGCCCGCGCGCGAGCTCGAGCCGGCGTCGCATCCCCCCGGAGAACGTCATCACCGGCTTGTCCGCGCGCTCGGTCAGGTCGACCATCTCGAGCAGCGCCCCCATCCGCGCCTCCGCCTCGCCTCGCGGCACCCCGTAGACGTCGGCGTGGAAGCGCAGGTTCTCCCGCGCGGTCAGGTTGATGTCGAGGGACGGGTCCTGGAAGACGATGCCGATGGACGCCCGGACGGCATCGCGATGGGCCACCACGTCGAACCCGTTC
Proteins encoded in this region:
- a CDS encoding ABC transporter permease, with amino-acid sequence MAVAARKPVELPNRLVRDVRGARTIWRREMIRFFRERARVVTSFVQPLLYLLVFGTGLGASVRTAAIGTDYQTFLLPGVIVMTCLFTSMFASVSITWDREFGFLKEILVAPVGRSSIVAGKVAGGATTSSMQGLAILVMAPLIGVSLVPWRVLAVAPILIVFALAINGLGIAIASKISTMQGFMVVMNFITLPLFFLSGALFPLDTVPAWLRTLAYLDPAAYAVDAIRRTLLGIPAQIRIGGEPVPILAEVAVLGVFGAVMVLLAARGFDRQP
- a CDS encoding cation:proton antiporter family protein, coding for MPNPFYEIALIVVVAALGGAIAIRLRQPLIIAFVAIGILIGPSGFDRVSAREEMGLLAELGITLLLFVVGLKLDIQLIRHLGPVAVATGLAQMAVTFAGGVGLSLLMGAGVTAALYIGAALMFSSTVIIVKVLSDRREIDSLHGRIALGVLIVQDIAVVAIMAALGASKSDLADQIALPGWAGPAVILGCAILLGVLMRYVLPRVMHALARSSELMLLFAFAWGMFLATVGDAVGLSRELGAFLGGFSLASSGYREALSVRLTSLRDFLLLFFFVDLGARLSFQSPGRALAMAAVLSLFVLVGKPVLVMAVMGAMGYRRRTSFFAGSALAQISEFSLILVTLGIGIGHVDEQVMGVVTLVALFTITLSAYMITNSQRLFEILEEPLGAFERSTAPSVGADAADGSDVDPDVVVFGLGRLGGRLVKRLKDDGFEVYGVDFDPEAVAQAKRDGVHAVYGDAADAALFHLLPLEHARWVVSSVPDRDLNAAMIRVLHAEGFEGRIAVTAHTAHDAERLLELGAHEVLRPYADAALFAAAILASDLVSPKDATAQPGGS
- a CDS encoding PaaI family thioesterase translates to MTDPLDEAEVRQRIAGSPYHRWAGTELVTYQPGVVTIAAEIEEHHHNPQGIVHGGVLAGLLDTACGLALRSLLPADRTHRTVQLSINYLKAARSGRITATGRAVHKGRSMGVAEAEARDDRDRVLARATATFMTLPAAR
- a CDS encoding ATP-binding cassette domain-containing protein, which codes for MPPVIRASELVRRYGQLVAVDGVSFEVEPGEAFGFLGPNGAGKTTTISILCTLLSPTSGSAEVNGFDVVAHRDAVRASIGIVFQDPSLDINLTARENLRFHADVYGVPRGEAEARMGALLEMVDLTERADKPVMTFSGGMRRRLELARGLLHRPIVLFLDEPTIGLDPQSRKQMWSYILDLAREEGITLFLTTHYLDEAEHCGRIAIMDHGRIIALDTPAGLKRSVGGDALTLRTDDDAAAATFLREELALEPTSISDGLHVAVPDGDAAIPRILGALPVAVRSVTMSRPTLDDVFIELTGRHIREEEGSAGDMLRAHMAARMRSGGRV